Proteins found in one Equus przewalskii isolate Varuska chromosome 20, EquPr2, whole genome shotgun sequence genomic segment:
- the SLC6A18 gene encoding inactive sodium-dependent neutral amino acid transporter B(0)AT3: MALAPGPDPLGDGSGDERPKWDNKLQYLLSCVGFAVGLGNIWRFPYLCQTYGGGAFLIPYFIALAFEGIPLFHMELAIGQRLRKGSIGVWTTISPYLGGIGLGCFTVSSLIGIYYNTVLTWVLWYLLNSFQNPLPWSACPPDRNLTGFVEECQRSSSVSYFWYRQTLNVTADINDSGSIQWQLLVCLVASWAIVYLCIIRGIETTGKAIYFTALFPYLVLTIFLIRGLTLPGATEGLTYLFTPKMQILQNPRVWLDAATQIFFSLSLGFGGHIAFSSYNPPRNNCKKDAVTIALVNSMTSLYAAIIVFSVLGFKAANDHGRCLDRNILSLINAFDFPDQSISRDDYAAVLAHLNVTQPERVAGLGLESCHLEDFLDKSASGTGLAFIVFTEAILHMPGAPGWAVLFFGMLFTLGLSSMFGNMEAVITPLLDMGVMPRWVPKEVLTGVACLSCFLASIHFTLHSGNYWLEVFDRYAASLNLVIFAFLEVVGIVYIYGMNRFCDDVAWMTGRRPSLYWRVTWKVVSPLLLLTIFVAYIALLARAPPSYRAWNPQYDQFPTQQENVYPGWVQVTCMLLSFLPVLLVPAVALAQLLVRHRRKKKDALQDMHLKPQDSGAC, from the exons ATGGCACTCGCCCCAGGACCAGACCCGCTTGGGGACGGCAGCGGGGACGAGAGGCCCAAGTGGGACAACAAGCTCCAGTACCTCCTGAGCTGCGTGGGGTTCGCCGTGGGTCTAGGCAACATCTGGAGGTTCCCGTATCTGTGCCAGACCTACGGAGGAG GGGCCTTCCTCATCCCCTACTTCATCGCCCTGGCCTTCGAGGGCATCCCGCTCTTCCACATGGAGCTCGCCATCGGCCAGCGCCTGCGGAAGGGCAGCATCGGGGTCTGGACAACCATCTCGCCCTACCTGGGTGGAATAG GGCTGGGCTGCTTCACAGTGTCCTCTCTCATCGGCATCTACTACAACACCGTCCTGACGTGGGTGCTGTGGTACCTCCTCAACTCCTTCCAGAACCCGCTGCCCTGGAGCGCCTGCCCGCCCGACCGCAACCTCACAG GGTTCGTGGAAGAATGCCAGCGCAGCAGCTCCGTGAGCTACTTCTGGTATCGGCAGACGCTGAACGTCACAGCTGACATCAATGACAGTGGCTCCATCCAGTGGCAGCTGCTGGTCTGCTTGGTGGCCTCCTGGGCAATCGTGTACCTGTGCATCATCAGAGGCATCGAAACCACTGGGAAG GCAATTTATTTCACAGCCTTGTTCCCTTACCTGGTCCTGACCATCTTCCTCATCAGAGGACTCACCCTGCCCGGGGCCACTGAAGGCTTAACCTACCTGTTCACCCCCAAG ATGCAGATTCTCCAGAACCCCCGAGTGTGGCTGGATGCGGCCACCCAGAtcttcttctctctgtccctgggCTTCGGAGGACACATCGCCTTCTCCAGTTACAACCCACCCAG GAACAACTGTAAGAAGGACGCGGTGACCATTGCCCTGGTCAACAGCATGACCTCCCTCTACGCCGCCATCATCGTCTTCTCTGTCCTGGGGTTCAAGGCAGCCAATGACCACGGGCGCTGCCTGGACAG AAACATCCTCAGCCTCATCAATGCGTTCGATTTCCCCGACCAGAGCATCTCCAGGGACGACTATGCTGCCGTCCTCGCACATCTGAACGTCACCCAGCCCGAGAGGGTGGCCGGGCTCGGCCTGGAGTCCTGCCACCTCGAGGACTTTCTGGACAAG AGTGCCTCGGGCACAGGCCTGGCTTTCATCGTCTTCACGGAGGCCATCCTGCACATGCCGGGGGCCCCGGGCTGGGCCGTGCTGTTCTTTGGGATGCTCTTCACCCTGGGCCTGTCGTCCATGTTCGGGAACATGGAGGCTGTCATCACACCGCTCCTGGACATGGGGGTCATGCCCAGATGGGTCCCCAAGGAGGTCCTGACTG GGGTGGCCTGCCTGAGCTGCTTCCTCGCCTCCATCCACTTCACGCTGCACTCCGGAAACTACTGGCTCGAGGTTTTCGACCGCTACGCTGCTTCTCTGAACCTGGTCATCTTCGCTTTCCTGGAGGTGGTTGGCATCGTTTACATTTACGGGATGAATCG GTTCTGCGATGACGTGGCATGGATGACCGGGAGGCGGCCCAGCCTCTACTGGCGGGTGACCTGGAAGGTCGTCAGCCCCCTGCTGCTGCTGACCATCTTCGTGGCTTACATCGCCCTCCTGGCCAGGGCGCCACCGAGCTACAGGGCCTGGAACCCCCAATAT GACCAGTTCCCCACGCAGCAGGAGAACGTCTACCCGGGCTGGGTGCAGGTCACCTGTATGCTCCTGTCCTTCCTGCCCGTGCTGTTGGTCCCGGCTGTCGCGCTGGCCCAGCTGCTTGTCAGgcacagaaggaagaagaaggatgCGCTGCAGGACATGCACCTGAAGCCACAGGACAGCGGGGCCTGCTGA